In a genomic window of Streptomyces pristinaespiralis:
- the rsmH gene encoding 16S rRNA (cytosine(1402)-N(4))-methyltransferase RsmH → MSQTRHVPVMLQRCLDMLAPALRTPGGVVVDCTLGLGGHSEALLEQFPQTRLVALDRDTEALRLSGERLARFGERATLVHAVYDELPDVLDRLGIPRVQGVLFDLGVSSMQLDEADRGFAYAQDAPLDMRMDQTTGMSAAEVLNTYPPGELVRILRAYGEEKQAKRIVSAIVREREKEPFTNSARLVELIRDALPQAAKRTGGNPAKRTFQALRIEVNGELAVLERAVPAAVSALAVGGRIAVLSYHSLEDRLVKQVFAAGAANTAPPGLPVVPEQYQPRLKLLTRGAELPTDEEIAENRRAAPARLRGAERIREDVA, encoded by the coding sequence ATGAGCCAGACCCGACACGTCCCGGTGATGCTCCAGCGGTGCCTGGACATGCTGGCCCCCGCCCTCCGGACGCCCGGCGGAGTCGTCGTCGACTGCACCCTCGGCCTCGGCGGCCACAGCGAGGCCCTGCTCGAGCAGTTCCCGCAGACCCGCCTCGTCGCACTCGACCGGGACACGGAGGCCCTGCGCCTGTCCGGCGAGCGGCTCGCCAGGTTCGGCGAGCGCGCGACCCTGGTGCACGCCGTCTACGACGAGCTCCCCGACGTCCTCGACCGCCTCGGCATCCCTCGCGTCCAGGGCGTGCTGTTCGACCTCGGCGTCTCCTCCATGCAGCTCGACGAGGCCGACCGCGGCTTCGCCTACGCCCAGGACGCCCCCCTCGACATGCGGATGGACCAGACGACGGGCATGAGCGCCGCCGAGGTCCTCAACACCTATCCGCCCGGCGAGCTGGTGCGGATCCTGCGCGCCTACGGCGAGGAGAAGCAGGCCAAGCGGATCGTGTCCGCCATCGTGCGGGAGCGGGAGAAGGAACCGTTCACCAACAGCGCCCGGCTCGTCGAGCTCATCCGCGACGCACTGCCGCAGGCCGCCAAGCGCACCGGCGGCAACCCGGCCAAGCGCACCTTCCAGGCTCTGCGCATCGAGGTGAACGGAGAGCTGGCGGTGCTCGAGCGGGCCGTCCCCGCCGCGGTGTCCGCGCTCGCCGTCGGCGGACGGATCGCCGTGCTGTCGTACCACTCCCTCGAGGACCGGCTGGTCAAGCAGGTCTTCGCGGCCGGCGCGGCGAACACCGCCCCGCCCGGCCTGCCCGTGGTGCCCGAGCAGTACCAGCCGCGGCTGAAGCTGCTGACCCGCGGGGCGGAGCTGCCCACCGACGAAGAGATCGCGGAGAACCGCCGGGCCGCCCCGGCCCGTCTGAGAGGGGCGGAGCGCATCCGGGAGGACGTGGCGTGA
- a CDS encoding FtsB family cell division protein yields MSTAAKQLKGRAVRLTRLMPSGPSTAARTPFVLLVVLLLSGGLITLLLLNSSLSQGSFELSELKKKTTELTDEQQALQRDVDRHSAPDALERRARELGMVPGGGPAFLGPDGKVLGVPREATAEPLPPTPAQPSGTAGGGSSTTPSPSVQAPPPAAAPTASGGTQGLSGPPAAPEDPGSAPSVRTSPQPNPTIPGR; encoded by the coding sequence TTGAGCACAGCGGCCAAGCAGCTGAAGGGAAGAGCCGTACGGCTGACGCGGCTGATGCCGTCGGGGCCGAGCACCGCGGCCCGTACCCCTTTCGTCCTGCTGGTCGTGCTCCTGCTGTCCGGTGGGCTGATCACACTCCTGCTGCTGAACTCCTCGCTCAGCCAGGGCTCCTTCGAGCTGAGTGAACTGAAGAAGAAGACCACCGAACTCACCGACGAGCAGCAGGCGCTCCAACGGGACGTGGACCGTCACTCGGCCCCCGACGCCCTCGAGCGGCGCGCCCGTGAGCTCGGTATGGTCCCCGGCGGCGGCCCCGCCTTCCTCGGCCCGGACGGCAAGGTGCTCGGCGTACCGCGCGAGGCCACCGCCGAACCCCTGCCGCCGACGCCGGCGCAGCCCTCCGGCACGGCCGGCGGCGGTTCCTCCACCACGCCGTCGCCGTCCGTGCAGGCCCCGCCCCCGGCCGCCGCGCCGACCGCCTCCGGCGGGACGCAGGGACTCTCCGGACCGCCCGCCGCTCCCGAGGACCCCGGCTCCGCCCCCTCCGTCCGTACGTCCCCGCAGCCGAACCCGACGATCCCCGGCAGGTGA
- a CDS encoding peptidoglycan D,D-transpeptidase FtsI family protein produces the protein MPSKEPPRRRVPGPARRPSAPAPQRSGQRPGQRPAARRPRPGQRPAPRRVRLGNPRPRLRLVSLGLTLVMLAFVVRLLQVQAVDASAYAAKAEKNRYLSRKLAAERGEITDRAGVALATSVDAYDITADPKMFTPEDSKAPDAPEQAAQLLAPILGKEPAELAAKLKKPGSRYAVLARRQTPQVWNQIKDLKSVYAQKASADKSKGGPGANVLAGVFQEPSSKRVYPNGDLAAGILGFVNASNRGGGGIESMLDETLAGKDGTVTYTQSGGRRVPTATSREVPAVPGSDVELTIDRDIQWAAQKAIEDQVGKSNADRGYVIVQNTRTGEILAMANAPGYDPNDLGQATSASLGNAALQDAFEPGSTAKVVSMAAVLEEKKATPATHVVVPNRLHRGDRLFKDDIDHPTWYLTLNGVLAKSSNIGTILATGQLGKSQPEANKVLHSYLRKFGLGSPTGLGYPGETPGILAPPQNWSTSQQYTIPFGQGLSVNAVQAASVYSTVANGGVRIEPTLVRGTKGPDGRFTPAAEPERTRVVSEKTADTLATMLESVVDDEEGTGTKARIPGYRVAGKTGTANRVDPELGVYKGYTASFAGFAPADDPQITVYCAIQNPTRGSYFGGQICGPIYQKVMAFALKTLQVAPTGKGPARLPVTFEPGE, from the coding sequence GTGCCCAGCAAGGAACCACCGCGGCGCCGGGTGCCCGGCCCCGCCCGGCGGCCCTCCGCGCCGGCCCCCCAGCGCTCCGGACAGCGGCCGGGGCAGCGCCCCGCCGCCCGTCGGCCGCGCCCCGGTCAGCGCCCGGCGCCCCGGCGCGTACGGCTCGGCAATCCGCGCCCCCGGCTGAGACTGGTCAGCCTGGGCCTCACGCTGGTCATGCTCGCCTTCGTGGTCCGGCTGCTCCAGGTGCAGGCCGTCGACGCGAGCGCCTACGCGGCCAAGGCGGAGAAGAACCGCTACCTCAGCCGCAAACTCGCCGCGGAGCGCGGCGAGATCACCGACCGCGCCGGAGTCGCCCTCGCCACGAGCGTGGACGCCTACGACATCACGGCCGACCCGAAGATGTTCACGCCGGAGGACAGCAAGGCCCCCGACGCGCCGGAACAGGCGGCCCAGCTGCTCGCCCCCATCCTCGGCAAGGAACCGGCCGAGCTCGCCGCGAAGCTCAAGAAGCCCGGCTCCCGCTACGCCGTGCTGGCCCGCCGCCAGACACCGCAGGTGTGGAACCAGATCAAGGACCTCAAGAGCGTCTACGCGCAGAAGGCCTCCGCCGACAAGAGCAAGGGCGGCCCCGGGGCGAACGTGCTGGCGGGCGTCTTCCAGGAGCCGAGCAGCAAACGCGTCTACCCCAACGGTGATCTCGCCGCCGGGATACTGGGATTCGTCAACGCCTCCAACCGGGGCGGTGGCGGCATCGAGTCCATGCTCGACGAGACGCTCGCGGGCAAGGACGGCACCGTCACCTACACCCAGTCCGGCGGCCGCCGGGTTCCCACCGCCACCTCGCGCGAGGTCCCCGCGGTCCCCGGGTCCGACGTGGAACTGACCATCGACCGCGACATCCAGTGGGCCGCCCAGAAGGCCATCGAGGACCAGGTCGGCAAGTCGAACGCCGACCGTGGCTACGTGATCGTGCAGAACACCCGCACCGGCGAGATCCTCGCCATGGCCAACGCCCCCGGCTACGACCCCAACGACCTCGGCCAGGCCACCTCGGCCTCCCTCGGCAACGCCGCCCTCCAGGACGCGTTCGAACCGGGCTCCACCGCCAAGGTGGTGTCCATGGCCGCCGTGCTCGAGGAGAAGAAGGCCACCCCCGCCACGCACGTCGTCGTCCCCAACCGGCTCCACCGCGGGGACCGGCTCTTCAAGGACGACATCGACCACCCCACCTGGTACCTGACGCTCAACGGCGTCCTCGCCAAGTCCAGCAACATCGGCACGATCCTCGCCACCGGACAGCTCGGCAAGTCGCAGCCGGAGGCCAACAAGGTGCTCCACTCCTACCTGCGCAAGTTCGGCCTCGGCAGCCCCACCGGGCTCGGTTACCCGGGCGAGACCCCGGGCATCCTCGCCCCGCCGCAGAACTGGTCCACCTCGCAGCAGTACACGATCCCCTTCGGGCAGGGGCTGTCCGTCAACGCCGTACAGGCGGCCTCCGTGTACTCCACCGTCGCCAACGGCGGCGTACGCATCGAACCCACGCTGGTGCGCGGCACCAAGGGCCCCGACGGCCGGTTCACCCCGGCGGCGGAGCCGGAGAGGACCCGGGTCGTCAGCGAGAAGACCGCCGACACCCTGGCGACGATGCTCGAGTCCGTCGTCGACGACGAGGAGGGCACCGGAACCAAGGCCCGCATCCCCGGCTACCGCGTCGCCGGCAAGACCGGAACCGCGAACCGGGTCGACCCCGAACTCGGCGTCTACAAGGGCTACACCGCCTCGTTCGCCGGGTTCGCCCCGGCCGACGACCCGCAGATCACCGTCTACTGCGCCATCCAGAACCCCACCAGGGGGAGCTACTTCGGCGGCCAGATCTGCGGCCCCATCTATCAAAAGGTCATGGCGTTCGCGCTGAAGACCCTGCAGGTCGCCCCGACCGGCAAGGGCCCGGCCCGGCTGCCCGTGACCTTCGAACCCGGCGAGTGA
- a CDS encoding UDP-N-acetylmuramoyl-L-alanyl-D-glutamate--2,6-diaminopimelate ligase — MTTITPDPGNRPGERPSFSPGPGAPGTLTAVPQADQYRTAQPDAPAKQTGAPRPERPRPTQLGELAARLGVQTPGAAEITGITHDSRAVRPGDLYAALPGARFHGADFAAQAADLGAAAVLTDESGAERAAATGLPVLVTENPRGRMGELATEIYGHPGDDLLQIGITGTSGKTTTAYLVEGGLKAAGRSTGLIGTVEMRIGDERIKSERTTPEATDLQALFAVMRERGADAVAMEVSSHALVLGRVDGCVFDIAVFNNLSPEHMEFHSDMEDYFQAKAQLFTPRRSREAVVNFDDEYGRRLVDEATVPVTTFSAEGHPDADWRAEDVEVGTHGSTFTAVGPAGERVRAQAPLPGPFNVANTLAAVVTLAVAGLDPQTAADGIAAVPGVPGRLERVDAGQPYLAVVDYAHKTDAVESVLRSLRKVTKGKVHIVLGCGGDRDRTKRGPMGAAAARLADTAVLTSDNPRGEDPLAILATMLAGAAEVPIHERGDVMVYEDRAEAIAAAVARAEAGDTVLVAGKGHEQGQDIAGVVRAFDDRQVLRAAIERAVGGAAAKKNQG; from the coding sequence GTGACGACGATCACCCCCGATCCCGGGAACCGGCCAGGGGAGCGCCCCTCATTTTCGCCCGGGCCCGGTGCGCCCGGTACGCTCACCGCCGTGCCACAAGCTGATCAGTACCGAACCGCCCAGCCGGACGCCCCCGCGAAACAGACGGGAGCGCCCCGTCCGGAACGGCCCCGCCCGACGCAGCTCGGGGAGCTCGCGGCCCGGTTGGGGGTGCAGACGCCGGGTGCCGCGGAGATCACCGGCATCACCCATGACTCACGGGCGGTACGCCCGGGCGATCTCTACGCAGCCCTGCCCGGTGCCCGTTTCCACGGCGCCGACTTCGCCGCCCAGGCCGCCGACCTCGGCGCGGCCGCGGTCCTCACCGACGAGAGCGGCGCGGAACGCGCCGCCGCGACCGGCCTGCCGGTCCTCGTCACGGAGAATCCGCGCGGCCGGATGGGCGAACTGGCCACCGAGATCTACGGTCATCCCGGCGACGACCTGCTGCAGATCGGCATCACCGGCACCTCGGGCAAGACCACGACCGCCTACCTCGTCGAGGGCGGCCTCAAGGCTGCCGGCCGTTCCACGGGCCTGATCGGCACGGTCGAGATGCGGATCGGCGACGAGCGCATCAAGTCCGAGCGCACCACCCCGGAGGCCACCGACCTTCAGGCGCTGTTCGCGGTCATGCGCGAGCGCGGCGCCGACGCGGTCGCCATGGAGGTCTCCAGCCACGCGCTGGTGCTCGGCCGGGTCGACGGCTGTGTCTTCGACATCGCCGTCTTCAACAACCTCAGCCCCGAGCACATGGAATTCCACTCCGACATGGAGGACTACTTCCAGGCGAAGGCGCAGCTGTTCACGCCGCGGCGCAGCCGGGAAGCGGTCGTCAACTTCGACGACGAGTACGGCCGCAGGCTCGTCGACGAGGCCACCGTGCCGGTCACCACCTTCTCCGCGGAGGGCCACCCGGACGCCGACTGGCGGGCCGAGGACGTCGAAGTCGGCACCCACGGCTCGACGTTCACCGCGGTCGGCCCGGCGGGGGAGCGGGTGCGCGCCCAGGCGCCGCTGCCCGGCCCCTTCAACGTCGCCAACACCCTGGCCGCCGTCGTCACGCTCGCCGTCGCCGGGCTCGACCCGCAGACCGCGGCTGACGGCATCGCCGCGGTACCCGGTGTGCCGGGCAGGCTCGAACGCGTCGACGCGGGCCAGCCGTACCTCGCGGTCGTGGACTACGCCCACAAGACCGACGCCGTGGAGTCGGTGCTGCGCTCGCTGCGCAAGGTCACCAAGGGCAAGGTGCACATCGTGCTCGGCTGCGGCGGCGACCGTGACCGGACCAAGCGCGGCCCCATGGGCGCGGCCGCCGCGAGGCTGGCCGACACCGCCGTGCTGACCTCCGACAACCCGCGCGGTGAGGACCCCCTCGCGATCCTCGCCACGATGCTGGCGGGCGCCGCGGAGGTGCCGATCCACGAGCGCGGTGACGTGATGGTCTACGAGGACCGGGCAGAGGCGATCGCCGCGGCGGTCGCCCGTGCCGAGGCCGGCGACACCGTACTCGTCGCGGGCAAGGGCCACGAGCAGGGCCAGGACATCGCCGGTGTGGTCCGCGCGTTCGACGACCGTCAGGTACTGCGCGCCGCCATCGAACGCGCCGTCGGCGGCGCGGCCGCCAAGAAGAATCAGGGATGA
- a CDS encoding UDP-N-acetylmuramoyl-tripeptide--D-alanyl-D-alanine ligase codes for MIALSLAEIAEIVGGQSHDIPDPATPVTGPVVIDSRAVEPGSLFAAFRGDRVDGHDYAEQAVAAGAAAVLATRPLGVPAIVVDDVQSALGRLARFVVERLGTKVVALTGSAGKTSTKDLIAQVLQRKGPTVWTPGSLNNEIGLPLTALRATEETEHLVLEMGARGIGHIRYLTELTPPRIGLVLNVGTAHIGEFGGREQIAQAKGEMVESLPPAGEDGGVAVLNADDPLVRAMASRTKARVLLFGEADDAAVRAENVRLTELGQPTFTLHTPTGCSDVTMRLYGEHHVSNALAAAAVAHELDMSASEIALALSEADTLSRWRMEVTERPDGVTVVNDAYNANPESMRAALRALAAMGKGRRTWAVLGQMAELGDEALVEHDAVGRLAVRLNVGKLVAVGGREASWLQLGAYNEGSWGEESVHVSDAQAAVDLLRRELRPGDVVLVKASRSVGLERIAQALLEGPEGEGAVR; via the coding sequence GTGATCGCCCTCTCCCTCGCCGAGATCGCCGAAATCGTCGGCGGGCAGTCGCACGACATACCGGATCCGGCCACACCGGTCACCGGCCCCGTCGTCATCGACTCCCGGGCGGTCGAGCCCGGCAGCCTCTTCGCCGCCTTCCGGGGCGATCGGGTCGACGGACACGACTACGCCGAGCAGGCGGTGGCGGCAGGCGCGGCAGCCGTGCTGGCCACCCGCCCCCTCGGGGTGCCCGCCATCGTCGTCGACGACGTGCAGAGCGCCTTGGGGCGCCTGGCGCGTTTCGTCGTCGAGCGCCTCGGTACCAAGGTCGTCGCGCTGACCGGCTCGGCCGGAAAGACCAGCACCAAGGACCTGATCGCGCAGGTGCTCCAGCGCAAGGGACCCACGGTCTGGACGCCCGGATCCCTCAACAACGAGATCGGACTGCCCCTCACCGCACTCCGCGCCACCGAGGAGACCGAGCACCTGGTGCTCGAAATGGGAGCGCGCGGAATCGGCCACATCCGCTACCTCACCGAGCTGACCCCGCCCCGGATCGGTCTCGTCCTGAACGTCGGCACCGCCCACATCGGCGAGTTCGGCGGCCGCGAGCAGATCGCGCAGGCCAAGGGCGAGATGGTCGAGTCGCTTCCCCCGGCGGGAGAGGACGGCGGAGTCGCGGTCCTCAACGCCGACGACCCGCTGGTCCGCGCCATGGCTTCCCGTACAAAAGCCCGCGTGCTGCTGTTCGGTGAGGCCGACGACGCCGCCGTACGCGCCGAGAATGTCCGTCTCACCGAACTCGGACAACCCACTTTCACGCTCCACACACCCACCGGGTGCAGCGATGTGACCATGCGGCTGTACGGTGAGCACCACGTGTCGAACGCGCTCGCCGCGGCCGCCGTCGCCCATGAGCTGGACATGTCCGCCAGTGAGATCGCCCTCGCGCTCTCGGAGGCGGACACCCTCTCCCGCTGGCGTATGGAGGTCACCGAGCGTCCGGACGGCGTGACGGTCGTCAACGACGCCTACAACGCGAACCCCGAGTCCATGCGCGCCGCGCTGCGAGCGCTGGCCGCCATGGGCAAGGGACGTCGTACGTGGGCGGTGCTCGGGCAGATGGCCGAGCTCGGTGACGAGGCACTCGTCGAGCACGACGCGGTCGGGCGGCTTGCCGTCCGGCTCAATGTCGGCAAGCTCGTCGCGGTCGGGGGCAGGGAAGCGTCCTGGTTGCAGCTGGGCGCATACAACGAGGGTTCGTGGGGTGAGGAGTCGGTGCACGTGTCCGACGCGCAGGCGGCGGTCGACCTGTTGCGCAGAGAGCTGCGCCCGGGAGACGTCGTGCTGGTGAAGGCTTCCAGGTCGGTCGGTCTGGAGCGGATCGCACAAGCGCTGCTCGAGGGTCCCGAGGGTGAGGGTGCCGTCCGATGA
- the mraY gene encoding phospho-N-acetylmuramoyl-pentapeptide-transferase — translation MRQILFAGAIGLFLTLIGTPLLIKLLARKGYGQFIRDDGPRGHAGKKGTPTMGGISFILATLIAYALAKVITGEDPTFSGVLVLFLMAGMGLVGFLDDYIKIVKQRSLGLRAKAKMAGQLIVGIAFAVLSLQFADQRGNTPASTKLSFITDFGWSIGPVLFVVWALFMILAMSNGVNLTDGLDGLATGASVMVFGAYTFIGLWQFQESCANAVTLTNPSACFEVRDPLDLAVVASALMGSCFGFLWWNTSPAKIFMGDTGSLALGGALAGLAICSRTEFLLALLGGLFVLITMSVVIQVGSFKMTGKRVFRMAPLQHHFELKGWSEVLVVVRFWIIQGMCVIVGLGLFYAGWAADK, via the coding sequence ATGAGGCAGATCCTCTTCGCGGGAGCCATCGGTCTCTTCCTGACCCTGATCGGTACCCCGCTGCTGATCAAGCTCCTGGCCCGCAAGGGATACGGGCAGTTCATCCGCGACGACGGCCCGCGCGGCCACGCCGGGAAGAAGGGCACGCCCACCATGGGCGGTATCTCCTTCATCCTGGCCACGCTGATCGCCTATGCGCTCGCCAAGGTGATCACCGGTGAGGACCCGACCTTCTCGGGTGTCCTGGTGCTCTTCCTGATGGCCGGCATGGGCCTGGTCGGCTTCCTCGACGACTACATCAAGATCGTCAAGCAGCGTTCGCTCGGTCTGCGGGCCAAGGCGAAGATGGCCGGCCAGCTGATCGTCGGCATCGCCTTCGCCGTGCTGTCACTGCAGTTCGCCGACCAGCGCGGCAACACCCCGGCCTCGACCAAGCTGTCGTTCATCACGGACTTCGGCTGGTCCATCGGCCCGGTGCTGTTCGTCGTCTGGGCGCTGTTCATGATCCTCGCGATGTCGAACGGCGTGAACCTGACGGACGGTCTCGACGGCCTCGCCACCGGCGCGTCGGTGATGGTCTTCGGCGCCTACACGTTCATCGGGCTGTGGCAGTTCCAGGAGTCCTGCGCCAACGCGGTGACCCTGACCAACCCCAGCGCCTGTTTCGAAGTGCGCGATCCGCTCGACCTCGCGGTCGTCGCCTCCGCGCTGATGGGTTCCTGCTTCGGCTTCCTGTGGTGGAACACCTCTCCCGCCAAGATCTTCATGGGTGACACCGGCTCACTCGCACTCGGCGGCGCACTCGCGGGCCTGGCGATCTGCTCCCGCACCGAATTCCTGCTCGCCCTCCTCGGCGGCCTGTTCGTCCTCATCACCATGTCCGTGGTGATCCAGGTCGGTTCGTTCAAGATGACGGGCAAGCGGGTCTTCCGGATGGCGCCGCTCCAGCACCACTTCGAACTCAAGGGGTGGTCCGAAGTCCTTGTGGTGGTCCGGTTCTGGATCATCCAGGGCATGTGCGTCATCGTGGGCCTCGGTCTCTTCTACGCGGGATGGGCAGCCGACAAGTGA
- the murD gene encoding UDP-N-acetylmuramoyl-L-alanine--D-glutamate ligase, translating to MGSRQVSDWQGRNVTVAGLGVSGVSAARALAGLGARVTVVDGGSGGTHEARAAELAEAGVAVRLGDAETLPEGTDLVVTSPGWKPSSPLFAAAAAAGVDVVGDVEIAWLLRGPDAPPWLAITGTNGKTTTTRMLASILTAAGLRTAAIGNIGTPIIDVVLGDEPYDVLAVELSSYQLHWAPSLRAHSAAVLNLAPDHLDWHGSMEAYAADKGRIYEGNKVACVYNAADPATEELVRAADVEEGCRAIGFTLGTPGPSQLGVVEGILVDRAFVADRHKQAQELAEVADVNPPAPHNIANALAAAALARAFGVEPAAVRDGLRAFRPDAHRIEHVAEVEGVAYIDDSKATNTHAAEASLAAYEPIVWIAGGLAKGATFDELVTASAKRLRGVVLIGADRALIREALARHAPEVPVVDLERTDTGAMSAAVREAASLARPGDTVLLAPACASMDMFTNYNERGEAFAEAVRALADEHA from the coding sequence ATGGGCAGCCGACAAGTGAGCGACTGGCAGGGCAGGAACGTCACCGTCGCCGGCCTCGGCGTGAGCGGCGTCAGCGCCGCCCGCGCCCTGGCCGGACTCGGCGCGCGGGTCACCGTCGTGGACGGCGGATCCGGCGGGACGCACGAGGCGCGCGCGGCCGAACTGGCCGAAGCGGGCGTCGCCGTGCGGCTCGGTGACGCGGAGACCCTGCCGGAGGGCACCGACCTGGTGGTCACCTCGCCCGGCTGGAAGCCGTCCAGCCCGCTGTTCGCCGCCGCGGCGGCCGCCGGTGTCGACGTCGTGGGCGACGTGGAGATCGCGTGGCTGCTGCGCGGCCCGGACGCACCGCCCTGGCTGGCGATCACCGGCACCAACGGCAAGACCACCACGACGCGGATGCTCGCCTCGATCCTCACGGCGGCCGGCCTGCGGACCGCCGCGATCGGCAACATCGGCACACCGATCATCGACGTCGTCCTCGGCGACGAGCCGTACGACGTGCTCGCCGTCGAGCTCTCCAGCTACCAGCTGCACTGGGCCCCCTCGCTGCGCGCGCACTCCGCCGCGGTGCTCAACCTCGCGCCCGACCACCTCGACTGGCACGGCTCGATGGAGGCGTACGCCGCCGACAAGGGCCGCATCTACGAGGGCAACAAGGTCGCCTGCGTCTACAACGCCGCCGACCCCGCCACGGAGGAACTGGTACGCGCCGCGGACGTCGAAGAGGGCTGCCGGGCCATCGGCTTCACCCTCGGGACGCCTGGACCGTCCCAACTGGGCGTGGTGGAAGGCATCCTGGTGGACCGCGCGTTCGTCGCCGACCGCCACAAGCAGGCGCAGGAACTGGCCGAGGTCGCGGACGTGAACCCGCCGGCGCCGCACAACATCGCCAACGCCCTCGCGGCGGCGGCGCTGGCCCGCGCGTTCGGCGTCGAGCCGGCGGCCGTGAGGGACGGGCTGCGCGCCTTCCGGCCCGACGCGCACCGCATCGAACACGTCGCCGAGGTCGAGGGGGTCGCGTACATCGACGACTCCAAGGCGACCAACACCCATGCGGCGGAGGCCTCTTTGGCCGCCTACGAACCGATCGTGTGGATCGCGGGGGGACTTGCCAAGGGCGCCACCTTCGACGAACTGGTCACCGCGTCGGCGAAGCGGCTGCGGGGCGTCGTCCTCATCGGCGCCGACCGCGCCCTGATCCGCGAAGCCCTGGCGCGACACGCGCCCGAGGTCCCGGTCGTCGACCTCGAGCGGACCGACACTGGGGCGATGTCCGCGGCGGTACGGGAGGCGGCCTCGCTCGCCCGGCCCGGAGACACGGTTCTGCTGGCACCGGCCTGCGCCTCGATGGACATGTTCACCAACTACAACGAGCGGGGCGAGGCCTTCGCGGAAGCGGTCCGGGCCCTCGCCGACGAGCACGCCTGA
- the ftsW gene encoding putative lipid II flippase FtsW — MPATEGPSGPAQPAPAPPTGGAGSPPSSPRPFGAPGRPGPLSGHGAGSPDHVTPRSAAGAFRAVAGDGERAPGLVDVVRAVRGRLAALVPAGPLPAPAGAAGPGIALRSRVGADVRRTPRVRGGGARTPRTPRGDGPRGPRRLYEQARRAWDRPLTAYYLILGSSLLITVLGLVMVYSASMIQALEYSLPASYFFQKQFVAAVIGTVLLLVASRMPVKLHRALSYPLLVITVFLMVLVQVPGIGHAVNGNQNWIYLGGPFQLQPSEFGKLALILWGADLLARKQDRRLLTQWKHLLVPLVPVAFLLLGLIMLGGDMGTAIILTAILFGLLWLAGAPTRLFAGVLGIAGFVGLLLIRTNENRMSRLSCIGAIDLGPEGECWQAVHGIYALASGGWFGSGLGASVEKWGQLPEPHTDFIFAIAGEELGLAGTLSVLALFAALGYAGIRVAGRTEDPFVRYAAGGVTTWITAQAVVNIGAVLGLLPIAGVPLPLFSYGGSALLPTMFAVGLLIAFAREDPAAKAALAVRRPGVRWKTMRRRVKKRPSGER, encoded by the coding sequence ATGCCGGCCACCGAGGGGCCCTCCGGCCCCGCCCAGCCCGCTCCTGCGCCGCCCACAGGCGGCGCCGGGTCCCCGCCGTCTTCCCCGCGCCCCTTCGGCGCTCCGGGCCGCCCTGGCCCGCTGTCCGGCCACGGCGCCGGGTCCCCGGACCACGTGACGCCGCGGAGCGCGGCCGGCGCGTTCCGGGCCGTGGCCGGGGACGGTGAACGGGCCCCGGGGCTCGTGGACGTCGTGCGCGCCGTACGGGGCCGGCTCGCCGCTCTCGTGCCGGCCGGGCCCCTGCCGGCGCCGGCCGGCGCCGCCGGTCCCGGAATCGCGCTGCGGAGCCGGGTGGGCGCGGACGTCCGGCGGACGCCCCGTGTGCGCGGCGGCGGGGCACGAACCCCGCGTACTCCCCGCGGCGACGGGCCCCGCGGACCCCGGCGGCTGTACGAGCAGGCCCGCAGGGCATGGGACCGGCCGCTCACCGCCTACTACCTGATCCTCGGCAGCAGCCTGCTGATCACCGTGCTCGGACTGGTCATGGTCTACTCCGCGTCGATGATCCAGGCGCTGGAGTACTCGCTGCCCGCCTCGTACTTCTTCCAGAAGCAGTTCGTCGCCGCGGTCATCGGCACCGTGCTGCTCCTGGTCGCCTCACGGATGCCGGTCAAGCTGCACCGGGCGCTGTCCTACCCCCTCCTGGTGATCACCGTCTTCCTGATGGTGCTGGTGCAGGTCCCCGGGATAGGGCACGCGGTCAACGGCAACCAGAACTGGATCTACCTCGGCGGCCCCTTCCAGCTCCAGCCCAGCGAGTTCGGCAAGCTGGCGCTCATCCTTTGGGGCGCGGACCTGCTGGCGCGCAAGCAGGACCGGCGGCTGCTGACCCAGTGGAAGCACCTGCTGGTGCCGCTGGTCCCGGTGGCCTTCCTCCTCCTCGGCCTGATCATGCTGGGCGGGGACATGGGCACGGCGATCATTCTCACCGCGATCCTCTTCGGTCTGCTGTGGCTGGCGGGGGCTCCGACCCGTCTCTTCGCGGGGGTGCTCGGCATCGCCGGTTTCGTCGGTCTGCTGCTGATCAGGACCAACGAGAACCGGATGTCCCGGCTGTCCTGCATCGGTGCGATCGACCTCGGACCGGAAGGCGAGTGCTGGCAGGCCGTGCACGGCATCTATGCTCTTGCGTCTGGCGGATGGTTCGGTTCCGGCCTCGGCGCAAGTGTGGAAAAATGGGGCCAACTACCTGAACCGCACACCGACTTCATCTTCGCCATCGCCGGGGAGGAACTGGGCCTGGCGGGGACGCTGTCGGTGCTCGCCCTGTTCGCGGCTCTAGGCTATGCGGGTATCCGCGTCGCCGGACGCACGGAGGACCCCTTCGTGAGGTACGCCGCGGGAGGCGTCACCACGTGGATCACGGCCCAGGCCGTGGTCAACATCGGTGCGGTGCTCGGTCTGCTGCCGATCGCCGGCGTCCCGCTGCCGCTCTTCTCCTACGGAGGGTCCGCGCTGCTGCCGACGATGTTCGCCGTCGGGCTGCTGATCGCCTTCGCGCGAGAGGATCCCGCGGCAAAGGCGGCCCTGGCCGTGCGGAGGCCCGGGGTGAGATGGAAGACGATGAGACGGCGCGTCAAGAAGCGTCCGTCCGGAGAGCGGTGA